A part of Acropora palmata chromosome 8, jaAcrPala1.3, whole genome shotgun sequence genomic DNA contains:
- the LOC141890761 gene encoding uncharacterized protein LOC141890761, whose translation MSICPRHRDSFGIRWRCKKKFCAVPPSWAPNRARQLRGDRSITFIQSKLIFKMTSTLVPVGSPICRLCRGLLSSPNPMIPEIQIESAVSEESTGESSSKPAPKTTSSSPPSESTENETDDEIISRSDEARSDSLCEAMENVAIISDDTSLYVAKETGPSSIDLSEDSRDTANLFLRRAKLNEFLVASGKAVVAQPKKPWSQILDARTKQVYIDKAKDAVVAALEVIIPDDAGGLWEALKTSGGVESSLGVPSETNPSDDKYLRSLAETYENASSWDTRRQVLSIMADLVPYSLL comes from the exons ATGTCTATTTGTCCAAGACATCGAGATTCATTTGGCATTAGGTGGCgatgcaaaaagaaattctGTGCTGTTCCGCCAAGCTGGGCACCTAATCGGGCCAGGCAACTGAGAGGAGATCGAAGTATTACATTTATTCAGTCGAAACTAATTTTCAAGATGACCAGTACTCTAGTGCCGGTAGGGTCTC CAATTTGTCGGTTGTGTCGTGGTTTATTGAGTTCACCAAATCCAATGATTCCAGAAATACAAATAGAGTCTGCTGTATCCGAAGAGTCAACAGGTGAATCCTCTAGCAAACCAGCCCCTAAAACAACGTCGTCATCACCACCGAGCGAGTCTACTGAAAACGAAACT GATGATGAGATAATAAGTAGAAGCGATGAAGCCAGAAGTGATTCGTTGTGTGAGGCCATGGAAAATGTAGCTATCATTTCCGATGACACGAGTCTTTATGTCGCTAAAGAAACAGGACCGAGTAGTATTGACCTCTCTGAAGATAGCAGGGATACTGCTAACCTCTTTCTCCGCCGTGCGAAGCTAAACGAGTTCTTGGTTGCCAGTGGGAAGGCCGTTGTGGCACAGCCTAAAAAACCCTGGAGCCAAATCCTAGACGCTCGTACTAAACAAGTGTACATTGATAAAGCAAAAGATGCAGTGGTTGCAGCGCTGGAAGTTATCATTCCCGATGACGCCGGCGGTTTGTGGGAAGCGCTGAAAACGTCTGGCGGTGTTGAGAGTTCTCTGGGTGTACCGTCTGAGACCAACCCATCTGATGACAAGTACCTTAGGTCCCTAGCAGAAACCTATGAAAATGCTTCAAGCTGGGACACACGACGTCAGGTCCTTTCCATTATGGCAGATCTTGTTCCATACAGTCTCCTCTAG